Proteins from a genomic interval of Zingiber officinale cultivar Zhangliang chromosome 1B, Zo_v1.1, whole genome shotgun sequence:
- the LOC122051210 gene encoding 7-deoxyloganetin glucosyltransferase-like yields the protein MANDKPHAVCFPLPTQGHINAMLHFANALHFMDFHITFVNTEFNHRRSLRKADPACLAGLPNFRFATIPDGVSFPDDDIDRSQDFIALYLSIKRHCVAPLRDLIATLNDPCSGGPRVSCMISDAFTTFTLAVTAELSVPNIFFCSVSPVGYLGSFYIKELIQRNIIPLRSEEDLTNSFLDTVIDWIPGMPNIRLKDLPSFIRTTNPHDIMLNDCWEETHASRDASAIIFNTFHDLDAPVIEALSSVLTPPVYDIGPVSLLSQYIPDHNLLRVNLWKEDSNCIEWLDEQKQGSVLYVNFGSITVLTSSQFIEFASGLANSRCKFLWVTRPDLIEGVTALLPAEIATEIKERSFVTNWCPQREVLSHPAVGGFLTHCGWNSAMESISAGVPMICWPFISDQQPNCRYLCSEWGIGMEIGEEVKREEVERLIKELMEGQKGKEMKRKALEWKVKAVKAASLGGDSWIKLERVIKEAMLK from the exons ATGGCAAATGACAAGCCCCACGCAGTCTGCTTTCCATTGCCAACCCAAGGCCATATCAACGCTATGCTCCATTTCGCCAACGCCCTCCACTTCATGGATTTCCACATCACCTTCGTCAACACCGAATTCAACCACCGTCGCAGCCTCAGGAAAGCCGACCCAGCCTGCCTCGCCGGCCTCCCGAACTTTCGCTTCGCCACCATTCCCGATGGCGTATCATTTCCGGATGACGACATCGACAGGAGCCAAGATTTCATCGCCCTTTACCTATCCATCAAACGCCATTGTGTCGCTCCTCTTCGCGACCTCATTGCAACCCTAAACGACCCTTGCTCGGGAGGGCCACGTGTCAGCTGCATGATCTCCGACGCCTTCACCACATTCACACTCGCCGTCACAGCCGAATTATCCGTCCCTAACATCTTCTTCTGCTCGGTGAGCCCCGTCGGCTACTTGGGGAGCTTCTATATCAAGGAGCTGATCCAGAGAAACATCATCCCTTtaagaa gtgAAGAAGATCTTACAAATTCTTTCCTAGACACCGTCATAGATTGGATTCCAGGAATGCCAAACATCCGTTTGAAAGATCTACCAAGTTTTATACGGACCACCAATCCGCACGACATCATGCTAAACGACTGCTGGGAGGAAACACATGCATCGCGCGACGCCTCGGCTATCATCTTCAACACTTTCCATGACCTCGACGCCCCGGTCATCGAGGCGTTGTCATCGGTGCTAACCCCGCCGGTGTACGACATCGGTCCCGTGTCTCTGCTTTCTCAATACATTCCTGATCATAATTTGCTCAGAGTAAACCTGTGGAAGGAGGACTCAAATTGCATCGAGTGGCTGGATGAGCAGAAACAGGGGTCCGTGCTTTATGTCAACTTTGGCAGCATCACCGTGTTAACCAGTAGCCAATTTATTGAGTTCGCTTCGGGTTTGGCCAACAGCCGGTGCAAATTCCTGTGGGTTACTCGGCCGGACCTTATTGAAGGTGTGACCGCATTGCTACCGGCGGAGATCGCTACTGAGATAAAGGAAAGGAGCTTCGTCACGAACTGGTGCCCACAAAGGGAGGTGCTCTCTCATCCTGCCGTTGGAGGCTTTTTAACTCACTGCGGATGGAATTCTGCAATGGAAAGCATAAGCGCCGGAGTTCCCATGATCTGTTGGCCTTTCATTTCAGACCAACAACCGAATTGTAGGTACTTATGCTCGGAATGGGGCATCGGGATGGAGATTGGGGAGGAGGTGAAGAGGGAGGAGGTGGAGAGGTTGATCAAGGAATTGATGGAAGGGCAGAAGGGGAAGGAGATGAAGAGGAAAGCATTGGAATGGAAGGTGAAAGCAGTAAAGGCAGCTTCACTTGGTGGAGACTCGTGGATTAAGTTGGAGAGAGTTATTAAAGAGGCAATGCTGAAGTAA